The Oryzias latipes chromosome 16, ASM223467v1 genomic sequence AAATGAAATATCCACAACAAACTTCTCATTATTTCTAGAGGTCACGGCGTCATTCAATCTGGGAAGACTGCTGACTGTCTTTTACTGAGGAAGGTGTATTGTAAACAAGTAAATCGGCTCTTAGAGACCCTGATCTCTGTTGATCCATCTTTATGCCAAATAttgacattttgaaaacatctCTTTATTTGGCGTGCTTACCGCTGCATCGGGATGACATTGGGAGACATTTAAAGGTCATCTTGCCCTTTTCTCCTAAATACTGTAGATGTACTTTTCCCTCTCTCCATCCATTACAGCTGGTGTTTATTGGTCCTTTAATGTCTTAATGCTGCTGGGCTTACAAGGACAGCCCAAGGCTTCTCATTAAGGACGAggaattcatttcatttttctgccACAGTCATTTGTTTCCATTAAAACCCACTGCACTCTGACTGCTCGCAGCACTTTGTGAAACAGATAAGGGTCGGAGGGATTGCAGTTCATGTTCTCATTTTTCCTGCAAAGTTGAAGGGAATAGATTCGGCGTGAATGATTGTGTACGCTTCTTCTGCTTTCTCTCAACAGCTTATTGAGATCATCCTCTTTTGCATCCTCCTCTATCTGTACAAGAGGAGAAATGTGAAGCACATCGTCGTTGTGATGCTGCTGGTCGCCCTGCTCGGTATGAACAAGTCTGGAGCTGCCTGAATGAGTGCAGAAGTTGGGATTCAAACCGCTTCTTCAGAGGTTGCCTTGTTGCCAGGCTACCAAACCTGGATCTGTGCTCTGCTGCCGTTTCTGTAATGCACTCCAAAAACTCTCATTCTGACCACATACATTTGACTAATTACTAGTTAAATAAACCTATTCCACTAGATATAAGGCACCATGATAGTGTTTTAGTGGGAAAGAATGATGTTTCCACTTGTTGTATTGATTGATTTACTTATTAAAATTTGCTACATTTAGAATTATGGTAGTGTAAAGAGCAAATAATAattctgaaagaaaatgtaGTCACAGCAGCTGGCAGTCCCAGACCGTACGAATCAATGAGGAAGGGTGAGGAACTTGTTTTGAAGTGGTGCAGGTGCTGGAGTGATGTCTGTGCTGTTGCAGCCTCTCTTACAGTCATCTCGGTGAAGGCGGTGTCAGGAATGATCACCGAGTCGATACAAGGTCAACTGCAGCTCATCTACCCCATCTTCTACGTCATGCTTGTTGTCATGGTGGCCTCCTGCGGATTCCAGATTAAGTTAGTCAAGCTTCTCTCACTGCTTCTGTGCACCCTGCATGGTTTTACAGCCTCTTTGTTCAAGTTTCCCATCACAGGGAAAGGCTTTTCATTTGTTGAGCAAGTTGAAGGTGACTGCTGTTCTGGCACGGGGACGTCACTGCACCTGTGAATTGGAAAAGGCAGAGAGTATGTGTCATCATGGGGCTTTGTACTATTCTTCTCTAATCCTATGATCTTCTTCTTGCAGATTTCTCAATCAGGCCATGAAGATGTTTGATGCCACAGAAGTGGTTCCAATCAACTTTGTGTTCTTCACTACAAGTGCTATAGTTGCAGGTAAGCACCAAAATGTCCCTCTGGGGAAAATTAAAAAGGGTCTTCATCTGCACCAGACTGAGGGTCTGCTGGATCCCTCTGAGCACCAAGCAGTCATCTGTTACGCATAACTATATGATACAGTGGTCCTACGTGGTTCATCTCTCGTTGTTGAACAGATTTTTTCCAGTGCatgtatttatttcacattGTCATTGtcattggctgttgaccttgtcttCTAATAATTCTAAGGAattattttggtctttttttgaaCCAGAATCTAACAGTGTCACATGAGCATActttaatatataatataatatataatacatATTTTAAGTGAATCAAAATGTTCGTTCCTcgtgaaaaacaaccccaaagcggtattttgatccaatcttgcctttctgagtattcctcacATTGTGTTATCACAAGgggagaacagccccttccagtaggagtctgcgctgccagctccgccccagGCTAACATACCCACACACCCTCTCCCCCCACAATATGCAAATCCATATTTGtggaagtttggatgttgtttgttttcgtgggggAAATGCAGACCCGGTGACGAGGCTGGCTCTAAGTTAACGGCATGCAATGGGCGACTCCcgcaaggagagaaaggcggagcctcagaaatTGAAtcttttcactttaaaatagGAGCTCGCTGAAGTAactgatatttatttttaaaaaatccatctTTAGTGTCATAAAGGCAATATATTCTTTATATATGgaaatagtttactctgaaaggtttaaaaaaggaatgatATAGCGCCTATATCATTCCTTTCTATATTATAGGCCCTCTAACACCATAGGGGGGAAAAAGTATTTATCAGCCATCAGTTCTcacactttaaagacccactcaaatgaaaactgtgttttttttaacatgttcttgtagtatttttctgatgatggaggacaaatataacgAACATTAAGcctaaagttgcatttctgagtatttttttaattcaaatcattgcgaatcaggagcagatgaaaaatgccattggaaaaaggcTGTAGTTATGTAGAAACTACCAGGATGTGGCTGCAAGCCAcagtctctctgctctgcttcattctgatgcatccactgcagacaaaaagatccatgtatgtctttattttcctcgtcttaGCTGGAATCTGAGTCTaatctgtacagctggatagctcctatattgctagccatttttgttgcaccgttaatgttaggttgggggtttgaggggctgtgaggtcacgggagagagtgtaaacaaagggatgttgGGAGGTTAGGGTAGGCTTTCTCCGCGccaactgcagaaactatgtcctagaaaacaacacaggttttttatctaaaaacagcataatcataattaaaagacctctcggaacacttttacaatagatcaaaaggtgataagagtgagattttaaaagACATTATTTCTGGATTAAAGATGGAattcccttttttaaataatttgtaaaTTCCTCagtaaataagaataataaaaacttgTCTCCTACAAACTAGATTCCGGTCCGTAACAGACCTGTAACGCCTTCTCTAACAGATTGTGTATTgatataataataacaatatacAACAGtgtacataataataatataattatgatcattatcacattttaaagtctttttcttGAATCAAAATGTGTCAAGAAATGTCATGGTTTTGGCTTAACTTCAACGTTTTCCTGTGAACATCCATAAAcgtatgtctatgaagacttcatccaggttgattccattaTAGTAGTAGATTTAGGCACCGTCATCTGgacttcatttttaaagttagaagacattTCACCTCTTATTCAAGTGACTTTGTCAATTCTTTgtcaattcagaattgacaaagcctctagGATAAGATGTGATGCGTGTTCTAACTctgaaaaataagtccagatgACGGCGCCTAAATCTACTACTACTATGATCCATAAAGGTATTTTTTAATGGCAAAACTatgaatttgaaataaacaagAGAAAGCATGTAGGACGGGCAGAAGGTTGAGCTACTAGTTTGTTTTCAGtggtcaaaccaaaaaaaacttaCCTCTTTTAATGGGTTCATTATTTAttgtatatcttttttttaatagtccCTGTCTTTTGCCAATTTTCTAGTTTTGTCCTTTGGTGAGACCTTCAGATTTAAGTagaatatttaaatgtgtccttaTCTCTACTTTCacattgtgcagtttttaatgTAATTGGAAAATggcgtgtaaaaaaaaaaaaaaaagctctgcaaCACCACATTTAGAAAAACCTGCTGCTCTTGGTAGAAATCTTTAATGGAGCTTTTTCCATATATTTCAATAATGTTTTGACAAAAGCATGTAAAAATACCACAGAAGTAACCGGCTAAAGTTgtcaaaaaaattgtaattgtgTGAGGATAACGATCAGTGACAAATGTCCCAACCCGCACAACATGCAAAAATGGTGATTCACTTCTGTTTGCGTCAAACACTCAGAAGTTCTTGCTCAGCAAGACTGAACAAACCAAAAGCTCAAATTCATTTATTGCACTTTCTTGGCCGGTTCAGGTTTATATTTGTGTGAGTAAATAGAGAAGGAAACACTGGAAAACATGCACAGCGTGCTGTGGATGGAAATCTCTTAACCCGACTTTCCTGTCGGTTTTCTGACATCATGTCAGCCTGTTTCACTTTGGTGCTTTAGAGGAAGAACATGCTGCTTCTCTGCAGCAGCATATGATCACACAGGGACACGTCCAGGACCGAGGTGCCACGCTATGCATGTCGTGTCCACTTACACTCcgttttttcctggaaatgcTCTTGGCATTACTACGGCTCTGCCTGCCCACTCAGTAAACCCACTATAGACTCCACTGAACAACAAATTTCTGATGCATCATATCAGCGGGGTGACAACATCCGTGGGTGGACTTCTCCTTTAAGATGTGTTCCACAATGAAGAAGATCGTTGTTTTGGTTTTAGAACACTGACGGTCACAAAAACCGGTTCTGGTCAGTAACGCATTCAAACAGAAATTGGAAATATTGCCTGTTCTGTTCATTTCCTCTGAAAAAGATGCTGTGAGCAACAGTAAATGTAGATTTTGGTTCTGTTACTGAATCTAGCTTAGAATCGTTCTTTTAGCCGTTTCACTATAAACAGTCTATCTTGCCGCTGTTGTCAGTAAAATGCTTCAATCTTGTGTACTTTCCTTGCAGGAATAGTATTTTACCAAGAGTTTGAGGGCTTGGCTTTACTGAACATTCTAATGTTCTTACTTGGGTAAGTTTAATAAATCCTACCATCCCATGGTTCTTCAAGATATGCCACACCAGATggtttatttttccttaaaCTCTCTTCCAGCTGTCTTCTGTCCTTCCTTGGCATTTTCCTGATTGCTCGAAACAGACCGAAGATAAAGCAACAAGACAGCAATTTCATCGAAATGAACAGGATTCCAGGTAACTCACTTCTTAAATGTAGCCAGCCTGCAAAACCCTGTATTGGCCCACGACCCAACCATTGAAAGAATTGGTTTAGCAGCAGTCACCCTGAATTCATTTGAAGAGGTCTGCTTCTGTGGCAGCAGGGTCCATCTAATGAGCTGTGCGGTTCCATGTTCACAGGCAGAACGCGCACGGACAAAGTGCAGCCCGAGGCCAAGACTCCAACATACGGATCCCTGGCAGCTAAACTCATGTGCAGCAGCACTGGCCAAACAGACGAGTCGTAGGACCAGCTCCATCTGTTGGGACTCCCAGTTTTTGTCAACGTTTCTATTTATAGAAATGATGGGCATCTCTGAACTTGTGCTGGTGGCTGCATTTGTGATTTTCTACCCtgatttattctttaaaatatttgactcTGCATTATTGCATCAATGAATAATGGGAACATATGGCTTTGAGAATAAACACTCAAGAATGACACTAGATGTCTCAATAGttgcatcttttattttgtttaatgagCATTTTAACAGAGGaagttttcagaaaataaattgaAGATCTCATCCTGCAGCAAAACAGGTGCACTACTGCCCCCTATTGGTAGACCCAGAGTGAAAAAGACGATGCGGTAATGTCAGGCTGAGCTGCAATTGTCCTTGTAGAGAAATGTAGTTGCCAGCAGTAATAATTTCACGCGTTTAGTCAAACGGAAGAAAAGTCATTTGAATGGCACAGGCCTGCAACCTGATCCTCTTTACCTCAGATAAACCTCTCcataaacacacacgcacaactaAACTGCTATCACAGGGAAGAGTTGCCAAGCAACAAACTTTGATCTGCCACCTACACATTAGGAGATATGTGGAAACCCAAACTGGATGTTTAAGTATCTGTTAGCCAGAGCGTGCGTGTGTTCGAGCCCTCTTCATTCTTTAGGTCAAACTGTTCAGAATGCACGAGTGTTGCTGTGGATTTTCAAAAGCCGTGTCAGCACACCATCAGACTTCGACAGGGAGATGTGTGAAACCAGTTCTGTCAAAATATAACGAAGGAATCCAGTAGTGAGGTCTTTAACTTTTCATCTTCCTTTGGAGTGTCCCTTTCTCTAAAGGCACTTAAGACAACGAAGCTGCAAAAACAAGCAACTGTTGATGGTTTTCATCGGATGCTCCACACACCTTTAGGTTTCGATGAGTCATTAGCCTCGTGCAGCAGAAGCATTACAGAGGCTTCTTCAATCACACCTCAATGTTGATCTGAGCGAAGCGGTAATGCAGGGAGGAGGGGTTACGCAGCAGCACCTTTCCCCTGTGTTCCTCCGGCTGGCTGAGGAGGGTGTTCAGCAGCCCGCCGACGCTGACGAAGCCCAGAGCCTCGCCACAGCCCGCAGACAGAGAGAAGTCCCCCTCAGTGATCCAGCCGAGGGTCACCCGCGAGCAGTGAGAGGTGATACTCGGGAGAGGATCAGGCCACACCCCCAACACAAGGTCTGGTTCTGCGTAAACAAAAGGTTCTGATGCTTCGGTTCCGGGATAATCAGATGACTGAAGGGGTCCAGCGCCCTTCTTCGAGCCCTTCTTCCTGCGTTTCGTTTTACTTTTGAAGTCGTCTCTGTGGGGGGGCTCCTGGGGGCAGGTTCCGGCGTCCCTTTTGCCCAGCAGCTTCAGGTCTTCTGGAGTTGGCGCGCACACCATGGCGTGGAGCTCGGGTTTGCCTTTGGACAGCAAGGACAGGCGCACCCACGCCACGCTCATTCTGTGTGAGGCCAGAAACGCGTCAGCCGCAGACTGCTGGAGAGGGGGCGCCCCCCCGCCGCGGCCTGGCCTCTGACCTCTAGATGTGGGCAGTCTGCACCAAGCAGACAGAAGCCTCAGAGACTTCCTGCTCCTGGGAAGAGAAGCATAACTTTTTATAGAATGTAGTTCTATGACAAACGAGGAGATGCCGTTTTAATGCCTTCAGGGACACAAAAGCTTTACTGAAGCTTTACTCTGCATCTAAAAACAGAGGCAGCTAATTCAATGTAAAGACGGGGCCCATTTCACAAAGTTATTGACATTACTCGAAGCTTTAGAGACGATTCACGAGGAGGAAGGCTTTATCCTCTGCCTCATACCCATCCTAGTGATGTATTGCAGTAATTTGAGACTTGATGCACTTTGGGTATTCTCATCAGAGACCTTAGGATGACAGTGAAACAGTCTGGGGAGGGGTCATGCATCCTCCGTCAAAAGCTAAGCTACCCTCCcagttaaaacatttagaaaagtgATGATTGGAGGTGGAGCTCTGTGCCATTTAGTGAGGAGCCTCCAAGGAAAATGgggtttttaaaatgtccttgtggcatttttctttttaacttttggttaaaaattgcatttctgagtatttctttgaattgtggtgaatcaggagacGAAATAAATGCCGTTTGATTGTTTGAGACATTAAAGATAtgctgggccacaagctccctgttcagAGCGATCAGGAACgaggaggggaggaggggcGGGGTCGCTCTGCACCAACGATCCCATTCACACCTTGGAGGCAAGTAAACTGCTGCTCTCCAGCAACCGTCTTAGAAAGTGAGatggtttttggctaaaaacagcatgttcataattaaaagatcactgggaacagatcaaaacatgatcagagtgggacaaGTTCGTCTGTAGCATGACAGGTACACCCAGAACCCTAACTTCTATCAGTTCTAAGTGGCTCCACTGAGATAGAAGTGAGCAGAGAGGCTGCAGATAAGATGGCGCCTGACACCATCAGCTGTAAGCAGAAATTACACAACTTGATGCAGAGGCAgaagtttttggttttttattcCCCGTTTGAATGCAGTGGTCCTCCTTGTATTCACAAGGTTCACCTTTCACGTTCTCcgattcttttcattttttgttttgtttttcagcgcTCTGTCCTGCGTCCTGGCTGGCTtctgaccttgtcaatcaaacttCTCCATGCCATGTCTGCTGTACGAGTTCAGCTTCCCTCCAGCCCACAGCAGATCTTTGATTTCATTATATAAAACAGGAcctatttttctatgaaggtttgagctTCGAGAGTTTagataaaagtgtgaaaatgttcatgtcagtGTGAGAAACGTGAATAAAGTGTGAAGGGAGGATTTTCACAGCCTTTCaaacatctataatcctacTTCCTGGATTTCAACTAGCGTGGATATTTTTATTGGTGATCATTTTCCATCAGATTTTAAGAGATGTTTACACCAAAAGTGGGTCACATGTTTATACATCTTCATTTTTGAAGGTTTGAAGGTTATCAAAAAGTATTGTGGGACCTTAATGACTCATGTCATCTTTGCCCCCCTGACACCTGTATTTATTTCCAGcaaagaaaatccttttttactcaattaaaaataataatactattctgtttttgctttcaagtagatgccACATTAAGGTCATTTTGGAACTGAAGTGGTGTGAAGCATATTTTGTATCAAATGACGTCAAACACACAACTCTATGCAGCcgacaaatgacaaaaagtgacaaaagaaCGACAACCTATTCATCTAGTTTAACTAGAACTGGTAAATAGGAGTGACAAAATTCCCACAATGCACCTTGTCCTCTGACTGCCCTCAGTAGGCGTGCTCATTACAAACATGAGAAAGGTTGTGGGCCGCTGGCTGGAGGAACCTTTGAAAGCCGACGTGGAACAAATGCAGACCTGATGACGGTGAATACGCTCTGAGGTTTGGTCCCGGTGTGATCCGGCTGTGGCgtcatctcctcctccttcgGCTTGGTTGTGCTTCTGGCCAGCCCGTCTCCTCGTTGCCTCGTGAGGAGCTCCCACTCCTCCACCAGCTGTTGCCACGGGCAACGGAAAGGAGCCAGACAGCCATGTTTAATGTAATTGGTTCTTTTGGCGGGTGGACGCCTGTGGAAAAGGTTACAAGGTCAAACTATCAGGTTCCCCTGCCAATTTATGAAAGGGGGAATTGAGGAGCACCCTCATTAGTATCCCatcaatgtcctagaaaacattttcacttcatGGAAATGATCTGGGCTCAGAGGTTCGATAAGAAGTCCTCTTCCAGAACCTCAAGTCTCCTGACAACCTTTGGATTCCTAAAGGTGCAGATAAAAGCCACTTCTGGAAGGTCTTTGGAAAATTAAACAGCAACAGACTTCTGCTGTAGTTCAAGGTCCAGAATAGTTAtattataataacaataattagcTTGTAATAGCAGCTGAACcccattttagcatttttataaatgtactGGGGAAAAACGTCGCTCTTTtgattggtttgtttgtttccctGCAGCAGACTGACATCCCAACTACTGTCACTAAACGTTCAGACACCCATGATGGACAAACATGGGTTAGTAAATCATTGAAATAAATCACACACAGCTTCACCGTTTTGTTTCTTCCCTCATCTGCCTTCGACTGACCTTTTGAATTTGTCCAGGAGCTcagcttcctgctcctcctgaaaTCGAACGCCTGCAGGACAGTCCGGATAATCATGGGGGAAGTGGGGAGCGCCTTGATTTTGGGATCGTTTCAGACTCATATGAAGTCCAGCTATGCGAACTCCTCGATACACCTGGAGAGGGGGGAGAGGTGGAATTGGAAAATGGAACAAAGACTGCAAGACAGAAGGAAGTAAATGAGCTTCCAAAGCTGGGCTAATAAAAGAAGACCGTGAAGTTGACAAGATGCATCATCAGAGACTGAAAGTAAAAGTGTTGCCAGCTGTGTTGCTTCTCCGCATTCAAAAAAAAGCAAGCTGAATAATTCATCCAGTTTCTGATTTTTCTCAATTAAAAGTTTCATGGTAGAGAGAAGCCCAGGTCTCTTTCTAGCTTTCTACtcctgcaggagagcagaggaGCTCCCAGGCAAGCTGATCTTCTGAGAACAGAGGGAGCTCCTCTGTTCTCAGAAGATCAGCTGACTCAGGCCAGCTGATCTTCTGCCTTATGTCACAAATTTATAAATCTAATCTCACTCCAAAACAGAATGCATCCATCTGCTGTTCTGACCTCAACCGGCTTCCCAGATTAGACCTGGACTTCACTGAAGCAGTCTGATTTCGATTTACAAACTCAAGACTGTGTATTATTTCAAACGATAAagttacatttcatttttccatttaaaaaaacaagtttgtttgATTCATTTAACTTATGTTACATAACTAGtgaataaaagcagaaattcataaatatgaaattctgacatttttgttaaataagaTGCAAATTGTACTTGTAATGAACTCTAGATGAAGGTCAACTCAGTTTGCCTACTTGACTGATCAAAGCCAGCCTAAATGAACTGATAACTCCACGAGTGACTGTAGGATCTTCTCTGCAGCTGTCCACACTCCCTCCTCACctctctgatgttctggtgtctTCATCTTTGCATACAGTCAAAGTCTAAATGAAGCTCATTTGTGGAACAGGCAGccaaataaacagaaaggtCCGAGCTAAGCCACCGGTTGAAGAGTTTCATTCTTCAAGCA encodes the following:
- the nipal2 gene encoding NIPA-like protein 2, yielding MENASVSAQGQAHQAQIMENPLQNYLLGILISICGNVLISFSLNIQKYAHVRQAQRGSKPYYTSGVWWCGVTLMGVGELGNFAAYGFAPASLIAPLGCVSVIASVVISVVFLKETVYTSDIVGGTLAITGTYLLVTFAPHTSTHITAHLVQYYFISWHFLLYLLIEIILFCILLYLYKRRNVKHIVVVMLLVALLASLTVISVKAVSGMITESIQGQLQLIYPIFYVMLVVMVASCGFQIKFLNQAMKMFDATEVVPINFVFFTTSAIVAGIVFYQEFEGLALLNILMFLLGCLLSFLGIFLIARNRPKIKQQDSNFIEMNRIPGRTRTDKVQPEAKTPTYGSLAAKLMCSSTGQTDES